In the genome of Bacillus sp. S3, one region contains:
- a CDS encoding SDR family NAD(P)-dependent oxidoreductase, translating into MEITKAMDFSNKVAIITGGRAGVGRGIANRFAQAGANVVITYSSEAVAENAQNVAKEIEAMGVKSQAVYLDQRDIVQCKFMVEKVVEEFGKVDILVNNAGIYPHHNSLTIEESEWDNMLDSNLKGTFYCCQAAGNQMIDQGNGGSIINIISINAFRPMANGLAYGASKAGLAMVTRCLATDLGKYGIRVNGVAPGLIDAPGLDQAVPGWREKYNDRAPLGRIGNPEDIGDACLFLSSPLSSWITGQVLTVDGGITLAEAY; encoded by the coding sequence ATGGAAATTACAAAAGCAATGGATTTCTCAAATAAGGTGGCAATCATTACTGGAGGTAGAGCAGGCGTTGGCAGAGGGATTGCTAATCGCTTTGCGCAAGCTGGGGCCAATGTTGTCATTACTTATTCAAGTGAGGCAGTAGCAGAAAACGCGCAAAATGTAGCAAAAGAAATTGAAGCGATGGGTGTTAAAAGTCAGGCTGTCTATTTAGACCAAAGGGACATCGTTCAGTGTAAATTTATGGTTGAAAAGGTAGTGGAGGAGTTTGGTAAGGTTGACATTCTAGTAAATAATGCAGGGATCTATCCTCATCACAATTCCTTAACTATTGAGGAAAGTGAGTGGGATAATATGCTCGATAGTAATTTAAAAGGAACTTTTTATTGTTGCCAAGCAGCGGGAAATCAAATGATTGATCAGGGAAATGGTGGCTCCATCATTAATATAATTTCTATTAATGCTTTCAGACCTATGGCAAACGGGCTTGCCTACGGTGCTTCAAAAGCTGGATTGGCAATGGTAACACGTTGTCTTGCCACTGACCTTGGCAAATATGGTATCAGGGTTAATGGTGTTGCCCCTGGATTAATAGATGCCCCCGGGTTAGATCAGGCTGTTCCGGGATGGAGGGAAAAGTATAATGACCGTGCTCCATTAGGACGGATTGGAAACCCTGAGGATATTGGTGATGCATGTTTATTTCTTAGTTCACCATTATCAAGTTGGATAACTGGTCAGGTTTTGACAGTTGATGGGGGTATAACCTTAGCAGAAGCGTATTAA
- a CDS encoding LacI family DNA-binding transcriptional regulator, translated as MKDNFSSKKPTLKDVAKKAGTSVTTASIVLSKANDYERISLKLREKIEKTALSLGYQANYVAKALRQQQTMQIGLVIPNMSHPYMPLLIRGTGEVAKEEGYNLILMNLTDLNTEEAKESIKKLKNSSAVDGLIIQSMANELSSATHNMKTVYIDDHHATPSVSFGPDDAAYKLTEMFAFRGIKDIALINANSKRDTFILREEGYKKALKDFGLPFNSELVCRVSPNLEGGIKACEWLLSLPIRPSAIVVATDVIAHSLLLKMISAGIKVPDEIAIASIDDVELSSVLVPSLTCMHVDAHEIGKRAAKILINMINGENMEGHIETIPARLIIRESSAKQREE; from the coding sequence ATGAAAGATAATTTTTCAAGCAAAAAGCCAACATTAAAAGATGTAGCAAAAAAGGCCGGTACTTCAGTAACTACTGCATCTATCGTTTTAAGTAAAGCAAATGATTACGAGAGAATTTCGTTAAAACTAAGAGAAAAAATTGAAAAGACGGCCTTGTCACTTGGATATCAAGCAAACTATGTCGCAAAAGCGTTGCGGCAACAACAGACAATGCAAATTGGTTTGGTAATCCCCAATATGTCTCATCCTTACATGCCCTTATTAATTCGGGGAACTGGTGAAGTGGCAAAAGAAGAAGGATATAACCTTATTCTAATGAATTTGACCGACTTAAATACAGAAGAAGCGAAAGAATCCATTAAGAAATTAAAGAATTCTAGTGCAGTAGATGGATTAATCATTCAATCAATGGCTAACGAACTCTCCTCTGCAACTCATAATATGAAAACAGTTTATATTGATGATCACCATGCCACACCTAGTGTGTCTTTTGGACCGGATGATGCTGCATATAAGCTAACAGAAATGTTTGCCTTTCGGGGGATTAAAGATATTGCCCTAATTAATGCTAATTCAAAAAGAGATACGTTTATTCTAAGAGAAGAGGGATATAAAAAGGCATTGAAAGACTTTGGTTTACCTTTTAATTCTGAATTAGTATGTAGAGTAAGTCCCAATCTGGAAGGTGGTATAAAGGCCTGCGAATGGCTGCTTTCTTTGCCAATAAGGCCCTCTGCAATTGTTGTTGCGACAGATGTAATTGCACATAGTTTATTGCTGAAAATGATATCCGCGGGAATAAAAGTTCCTGATGAGATAGCAATTGCTAGCATAGATGATGTTGAATTATCTTCGGTTCTTGTTCCGTCTTTAACATGTATGCATGTTGATGCTCATGAAATTGGAAAAAGGGCTGCAAAAATATTAATAAATATGATCAACGGGGAAAACATGGAGGGGCATATTGAAACAATCCCAGCAAGGTTAATTATTCGCGAGTCAAGTGCTAAACAGAGGGAGGAATAA
- a CDS encoding ABC transporter permease: MIEELLGTVLRTMTPILLAALGGLISERLGVFNIALEGKMLFGAFFSIYGTFLTGNPMIGTLFGVVVGGFIGFLFVTLVEKYKAEPIITAIGVNTLALGVTTFAMKETFGDLGSIQSNIKGFSKLDIPILRDIPFVNTVLNGHTPLTYISLILVVILSFIIYRTYIGINLRAVGEKPEAAEATGVSVIKYRTIGVCMTGVLCGLAGAHLALGYVTMFTEGMTAGRGFFAYAAVLFGKTDPFIVFVASGIFGFAESISLRAQQFGFPSSLVLMMPYIITILALSIRYKRVKKRTKNLLAR; this comes from the coding sequence ATGATTGAAGAATTACTAGGCACAGTATTACGTACAATGACTCCTATTTTACTAGCTGCATTGGGTGGGCTGATTAGTGAGCGCCTTGGGGTGTTTAATATTGCACTTGAAGGAAAAATGTTATTTGGAGCATTTTTTTCAATATATGGGACATTTCTAACCGGAAATCCCATGATAGGAACATTGTTTGGTGTAGTTGTAGGCGGATTCATAGGCTTTTTGTTTGTGACTCTGGTTGAAAAATATAAAGCTGAGCCCATTATAACCGCAATAGGCGTGAATACACTTGCCCTGGGGGTTACTACATTTGCTATGAAAGAAACCTTTGGGGATTTGGGTTCTATCCAATCAAATATTAAAGGTTTTTCTAAACTAGATATACCTATATTAAGAGATATACCCTTTGTTAATACAGTTTTAAATGGACATACACCATTAACCTATATTTCTTTAATCCTTGTTGTCATTTTAAGTTTTATTATTTATAGAACGTACATTGGTATTAATTTAAGGGCAGTCGGAGAGAAGCCTGAGGCTGCTGAAGCTACCGGAGTATCGGTTATTAAATACCGAACTATAGGCGTTTGCATGACAGGTGTATTATGTGGATTGGCAGGAGCACACTTAGCACTTGGATATGTGACGATGTTTACGGAAGGGATGACGGCAGGCAGAGGTTTCTTTGCTTATGCAGCGGTATTGTTCGGCAAGACAGATCCATTTATTGTATTTGTGGCGAGTGGAATATTTGGGTTTGCCGAAAGTATTTCCTTAAGGGCACAACAATTTGGATTCCCTTCATCCCTTGTACTTATGATGCCATATATCATTACCATCCTTGCCCTCAGTATCCGATACAAAAGGGTGAAAAAAAGGACAAAAAATCTTTTGGCAAGATAG
- a CDS encoding sigma 54-interacting transcriptional regulator — protein sequence MGCSTAYDVKAIVIASTNKNLKDLVEQGKFRKDLYYRLHVVPIDIPA from the coding sequence ATTGGCTGTTCGACAGCTTATGACGTAAAAGCGATAGTAATCGCTTCCACCAACAAAAATTTAAAGGACCTCGTTGAACAGGGGAAATTTCGCAAGGATTTATATTATCGCTTACATGTAGTGCCAATCGACATTCCGGCATAA
- a CDS encoding purine-cytosine permease family protein, translating into MAKIKENLESHDDHSLRRVPDSDKRPMWQVLVVRLGFFACVSQLMLGATLGYGMSFWDAFWAVMWGSVILQIIGFGIGFAAAKEGLSTALLTRWSGFGNFGSLLIGLVIAISLTGWFGVQNGVFALGLYEATNMFNVQIWSVITGLGLTLLVVYGFKVLSYTANIGLPLFLVAVGIAAYKMLATADIGSLLVSPAPGTALPMGVAITMVTGGFVVGVVTTPDISRYVRTWKDVFWMTAISTFVGELTICLIAVLMAHAVKSPDVVTIMLSLSGWIGASIVLFSTIKTNDLNLYSSSLGLTNSMNIFFKKNFNRATMTIVVGLFGTFMSVAGILDKFIGFLVLLGVVIPPVVGVIIVDYFILKRSRAELDESRRNNELPKHSESWNPISIVAWAAGFAVGYFVTDIGVSSLNSLVASGVVYYICMKLFGSAITIKKVETGVSTLGSDPRSAKV; encoded by the coding sequence ATGGCAAAAATTAAAGAAAATTTAGAGTCTCATGATGATCATTCTTTACGTCGTGTTCCTGATTCCGACAAACGGCCTATGTGGCAGGTATTAGTCGTAAGACTTGGCTTTTTTGCCTGTGTGTCACAATTGATGCTGGGTGCAACATTAGGGTATGGAATGTCTTTTTGGGATGCATTTTGGGCAGTTATGTGGGGAAGTGTAATCCTGCAAATTATTGGCTTTGGAATTGGCTTCGCAGCTGCTAAGGAAGGTCTGTCAACCGCATTGTTAACAAGATGGTCAGGGTTTGGAAATTTTGGTTCATTACTAATCGGGCTAGTTATTGCCATATCATTAACAGGGTGGTTTGGTGTTCAGAATGGTGTATTTGCATTAGGACTTTACGAAGCGACAAATATGTTTAATGTACAGATATGGTCAGTCATTACGGGGTTGGGTCTTACATTACTAGTTGTCTATGGATTTAAGGTTTTAAGTTACACGGCAAATATTGGATTACCTTTATTTTTAGTCGCCGTTGGCATTGCGGCATACAAGATGCTTGCAACTGCTGATATTGGCAGTCTGCTGGTTTCTCCAGCACCTGGTACCGCACTTCCAATGGGAGTTGCGATTACTATGGTAACTGGCGGGTTTGTTGTAGGGGTTGTCACAACGCCGGATATAAGCCGATATGTTCGGACATGGAAAGATGTATTTTGGATGACCGCCATAAGTACTTTTGTCGGGGAGTTAACCATATGCTTAATTGCAGTATTAATGGCGCATGCTGTTAAATCACCTGATGTTGTCACCATTATGCTTTCTTTGTCAGGCTGGATTGGGGCTTCCATTGTACTATTTTCTACTATTAAAACGAATGATCTTAATCTTTACTCATCTAGTCTCGGATTAACAAATTCTATGAATATATTTTTCAAGAAAAATTTTAATCGTGCTACAATGACGATTGTCGTTGGTTTATTCGGTACTTTCATGTCAGTTGCAGGGATTCTTGACAAATTTATAGGTTTTCTTGTTTTACTTGGTGTAGTTATCCCACCAGTTGTAGGTGTAATCATTGTTGATTATTTTATTTTAAAGCGTAGTAGGGCTGAGCTGGATGAAAGTAGAAGAAATAATGAACTGCCAAAGCATAGTGAAAGTTGGAATCCTATATCCATTGTTGCTTGGGCAGCTGGTTTCGCTGTTGGTTACTTTGTTACAGATATTGGAGTATCATCATTAAATTCATTAGTAGCGTCTGGTGTGGTTTATTATATCTGTATGAAACTATTTGGTTCAGCTATAACCATTAAAAAAGTAGAAACAGGAGTCTCAACATTGGGGTCAGACCCCCGCTCAGCTAAAGTTTAA
- a CDS encoding substrate-binding periplasmic protein, with product MKKYLVGADPFPPYQFYNAMGVLEGSDYSHAEEIINKMGATAEYILDDWSRIEKKLIDKEIDIAFQVQKTPEREKLYSFSSLFRNAITTIISCVDEDLKSIEEIDLLDKKLAVIKGYKYGDVIDLLPERIKVYSHDQQEQVEFVMQNKADYAVVDLGVFEYQAQEREFEGVKILRHLDFTRPLYVVFNNPSVRDEFNRYL from the coding sequence ATGAAGAAATATTTAGTAGGGGCTGACCCATTTCCGCCATATCAGTTTTATAATGCGATGGGTGTTTTAGAAGGATCGGATTACAGTCATGCAGAAGAAATAATAAATAAAATGGGAGCTACTGCAGAGTACATCTTGGATGATTGGAGTAGAATTGAAAAAAAGCTTATTGATAAAGAAATTGATATTGCATTTCAGGTTCAAAAGACTCCAGAAAGAGAAAAACTCTACTCCTTTTCAAGTCTCTTTAGGAATGCCATAACCACGATCATTTCATGTGTAGATGAAGATCTTAAGTCTATTGAAGAAATTGATCTGTTGGATAAGAAGTTGGCTGTAATTAAAGGCTATAAATATGGAGATGTTATAGATCTGCTGCCAGAAAGAATAAAAGTCTACTCTCATGATCAACAGGAACAGGTTGAGTTTGTCATGCAAAATAAAGCTGATTATGCAGTGGTTGATCTTGGAGTCTTTGAATATCAGGCACAAGAGAGAGAGTTTGAAGGAGTTAAGATATTGAGACATCTTGATTTCACAAGACCACTTTATGTTGTTTTCAATAACCCTTCCGTTAGAGACGAATTTAACAGGTATCTATGA
- a CDS encoding leucyl aminopeptidase, with translation MAQFLDMELTKSAYKLMHDMVKVKPGESVLVTLDSIGDFRVAEEIVKMADALGAKAMLAWHSTPKGYGALTMEYLPEPLKECVDKTDVWIELNDQWLLYSPIWDKAVTNGRTRQVMLGGLGIERIVRNIGLVDMKAQNEFQTRLTQLTKEATEVRITNKAGTDVTFQNDPNRPINNEIDYSTPGAHFLIGQIGWAPIEDSINGRIAFDGALSGGGDLELGVLSETITYVVEKGRIVEFEGGKLAKRVKDYFASLNDPNMYIAAHVCYGCSPNAKLEGCTTEDERIWGSTEWGFGHQGPNYSGGAPRVAKSHVDGISLACSVWLDGQLILDNGIFIHPDLAELAKKLGK, from the coding sequence ATGGCACAATTTTTAGATATGGAACTTACAAAAAGCGCTTACAAACTAATGCACGATATGGTGAAGGTAAAACCCGGTGAAAGCGTGCTGGTAACTCTGGATTCAATTGGAGACTTCAGAGTAGCTGAGGAAATAGTAAAAATGGCTGATGCACTGGGTGCTAAGGCAATGCTGGCCTGGCATTCAACTCCAAAAGGTTATGGGGCACTTACCATGGAATACTTACCAGAGCCACTTAAAGAATGTGTGGACAAAACGGATGTATGGATAGAACTAAATGACCAATGGCTTTTATACTCTCCAATATGGGATAAAGCTGTTACTAATGGAAGAACCAGGCAAGTTATGCTTGGCGGATTAGGAATAGAAAGAATTGTAAGGAATATAGGTTTGGTCGATATGAAAGCACAAAATGAGTTCCAGACAAGACTTACTCAACTAACCAAAGAAGCAACAGAAGTAAGAATAACAAATAAAGCAGGTACTGACGTAACCTTTCAAAATGATCCAAACAGACCAATAAATAATGAAATCGATTATAGTACACCTGGAGCACATTTCCTTATTGGCCAGATAGGGTGGGCACCAATTGAAGACAGTATAAATGGCAGAATAGCATTTGATGGGGCACTTAGTGGAGGTGGGGATCTCGAATTAGGTGTTCTAAGTGAGACGATAACTTACGTTGTAGAAAAAGGACGAATAGTTGAGTTTGAAGGTGGAAAGCTTGCAAAGCGAGTTAAAGATTATTTCGCATCCTTAAATGACCCGAATATGTATATTGCAGCACATGTTTGTTATGGATGCAGTCCTAATGCTAAATTAGAGGGATGCACCACAGAGGATGAGCGAATTTGGGGAAGTACTGAATGGGGGTTTGGTCATCAAGGACCAAATTATTCAGGAGGAGCACCCAGAGTTGCAAAAAGCCATGTAGATGGAATTTCATTGGCATGCTCGGTGTGGTTGGACGGACAGTTAATACTGGATAATGGGATATTCATACATCCGGACCTTGCTGAACTAGCTAAAAAGTTAGGAAAGTAG
- a CDS encoding PucR family transcriptional regulator: MRVRDVFSLSGLKYAYIKAGIDGLDNKISSVTVLEVAETKEQSWLIEGQLYVTSLYAIMNNKEKQLEIFESLIEAKSAGVIICHLDLWLKNIDPRIEDLCNKMNFPLIIAKSETTYIEILNPIILKLMEKPSDGYLDANHMQNKLIEYVVSKKDVNVIYKTMTDFYGGEIWFLDINNKLIYPKSINDISNLSNYLLERSNEIQTIDDKKILTINDKKYILRFVRSQGMFFGTIVAEFEDNNLKNSDSILDIISRIYTLISTKNSRVSEIEMQRQQEYIGDLITWNFRSDEVAIKMGMDLSWDIQKISQIIVLNINKFQENPRGDLRELERYIENVQYQKTNDIIKRENKDNLVGLRSDLIIILIAKPTIEIKDRINRICYQLLEYWDNDLAGDISIGVSNEFNDFRDIPKAYTEAIDAFKFGRRYFGENEYTLYRDLGCFGLIREFRENHKLTASLENIFQKLKEYDEKNKQDLYNTLSQLIINDMDVDKVANSMYIHKNTVHYRKNKIIDLLGFEPWKMPYLLNTLMVIALDNK; encoded by the coding sequence ATGAGAGTAAGGGATGTATTTTCATTAAGTGGTCTTAAGTATGCTTATATAAAAGCGGGTATTGATGGTCTGGACAATAAAATATCCTCAGTAACCGTTTTAGAAGTTGCTGAGACTAAAGAGCAAAGTTGGTTAATAGAAGGGCAACTTTATGTAACTTCTCTTTATGCAATAATGAATAATAAGGAGAAACAACTAGAAATTTTTGAATCACTTATAGAAGCTAAATCTGCAGGGGTAATTATTTGCCACTTAGATCTTTGGCTTAAGAATATTGACCCAAGAATCGAAGATCTATGTAACAAGATGAACTTTCCTTTGATTATTGCTAAGAGTGAGACAACATATATTGAGATTTTGAATCCAATTATTTTAAAGCTTATGGAAAAACCATCTGATGGATATTTAGATGCAAATCACATGCAGAATAAGTTAATTGAATATGTAGTCTCTAAAAAGGATGTTAATGTGATTTATAAAACAATGACAGATTTTTACGGTGGGGAAATATGGTTTTTAGATATTAACAATAAGCTTATTTATCCTAAATCCATTAACGACATTAGTAATTTATCAAATTATTTACTTGAAAGAAGTAATGAGATTCAAACTATAGATGATAAAAAGATTTTAACAATTAATGATAAGAAATACATATTAAGATTTGTCAGATCACAAGGTATGTTTTTTGGTACTATAGTTGCAGAGTTTGAGGATAATAATTTAAAGAACTCTGATTCAATACTTGATATAATATCCAGAATCTATACATTAATATCTACCAAAAATAGCAGAGTATCAGAAATTGAAATGCAAAGGCAACAAGAGTATATTGGGGATCTCATAACATGGAATTTTAGATCTGATGAAGTTGCAATAAAGATGGGGATGGATCTAAGTTGGGATATACAAAAAATCAGTCAGATAATTGTTCTTAACATTAACAAATTCCAGGAAAATCCTAGGGGGGATCTGAGAGAATTAGAAAGATATATAGAAAATGTTCAGTACCAAAAGACAAACGACATTATAAAAAGAGAGAATAAGGATAATTTAGTTGGGTTAAGAAGCGATTTAATTATTATACTAATTGCGAAACCAACCATAGAAATAAAAGACCGAATAAATAGAATATGTTACCAGCTGCTTGAATATTGGGATAATGATTTAGCGGGTGACATTTCTATTGGAGTAAGCAATGAATTTAATGATTTCAGGGATATTCCCAAAGCATATACAGAAGCCATAGATGCGTTTAAATTTGGAAGAAGATATTTTGGGGAAAATGAATATACGTTATACAGGGACTTAGGTTGTTTTGGATTAATTAGAGAGTTCAGAGAGAATCATAAATTGACTGCTTCTTTAGAAAATATTTTTCAAAAACTTAAAGAATATGATGAGAAGAACAAACAAGATTTGTATAATACTTTGAGCCAACTTATTATTAATGATATGGACGTTGACAAAGTGGCTAACTCTATGTATATTCACAAAAATACTGTCCATTATAGAAAAAATAAAATTATTGATTTATTAGGTTTTGAACCATGGAAAATGCCTTATTTACTAAATACATTGATGGTAATTGCACTTGATAACAAGTGA
- a CDS encoding 50S ribosomal protein L25, giving the protein MNTLVAQERKDFKKGSLRKLKNNGEIPAVVYGREIKTKSISIKNADLLKVIKAVGRNGIMSLNLDGKSTNVILRDYQNKAITKEVLHVDFLQVNQNTEIDTKVSVILKGTSNGEKAGGVVKQFLHELNITAKANDIPENIEIDITDFEIGRTVRVADLKKDYSNITINHENEETIIMIDYVKTTVEEEDISAVEV; this is encoded by the coding sequence ATGAATACGTTAGTAGCTCAAGAAAGAAAAGACTTTAAAAAAGGCTCTTTGAGGAAATTAAAAAATAATGGAGAGATACCTGCAGTTGTTTATGGTAGGGAGATTAAAACAAAATCTATTTCAATTAAAAACGCAGATTTACTAAAAGTGATAAAAGCTGTTGGTAGAAATGGCATAATGTCTCTTAATCTTGATGGAAAATCCACAAATGTTATTCTAAGAGATTATCAAAATAAAGCAATAACAAAAGAAGTACTTCATGTAGACTTCCTTCAAGTTAATCAGAACACTGAAATCGACACGAAAGTGAGTGTCATTCTAAAGGGAACATCGAATGGCGAGAAAGCCGGGGGAGTAGTGAAACAATTTCTTCACGAATTGAATATAACTGCTAAAGCAAATGATATCCCTGAAAATATTGAAATTGATATCACTGATTTTGAAATCGGTCGGACTGTACGAGTAGCAGATCTTAAAAAGGATTATAGTAACATTACGATCAATCATGAGAATGAAGAAACTATCATAATGATAGACTATGTGAAAACCACAGTGGAAGAAGAGGATATAAGTGCAGTTGAAGTATAA
- a CDS encoding methionine ABC transporter ATP-binding protein produces the protein MISLSTINVTFETSSQSVTAVQDVNLQVDAGDVYGIVGYSGAGKSTLVRVINLLQRPTSGSVKVNGQDLLSLNPKELRVARKKIGMIFQHFNLMSSRTIFDNVDYPLKSSKLSKRERAQKVMDLLELVGLSDKRDAYPSQLSGGQKQRVAIARALANDPEILLCDEATSALDPKTTLSILKLLKKLNQDLGLTIVIITHEMQVVKEICNKVAVMEAGRIIEQGDIVSIFSSPQNALTRDFINTATHIDQTLEKLALHPSLVHLKDNDILCKISFIGDNTSEPIISALSARYRVTTNLLFANVEILQQTPIGFLIVVMSGTSSDLDAALKYLQSIQVEVELIDSRLLQNSKGGEPV, from the coding sequence ATGATTTCTTTATCCACGATTAACGTTACATTTGAAACTAGCTCTCAGTCGGTAACAGCCGTTCAGGATGTCAATTTGCAGGTTGATGCTGGTGATGTTTATGGCATTGTAGGCTACAGCGGGGCCGGGAAGAGTACCCTGGTTCGCGTCATTAACCTGCTGCAACGACCTACATCGGGAAGCGTAAAAGTAAACGGTCAAGATTTGCTCTCCTTGAATCCCAAAGAGCTGCGCGTGGCCAGAAAGAAGATCGGGATGATCTTCCAACATTTTAACCTGATGAGTTCTAGAACGATCTTTGACAATGTAGACTACCCTTTAAAAAGCTCCAAGCTTTCCAAGCGTGAAAGAGCCCAGAAGGTTATGGATTTGCTTGAGTTGGTAGGTTTATCGGATAAACGGGATGCTTATCCCTCTCAATTGTCAGGTGGGCAGAAGCAGAGGGTAGCCATTGCCAGAGCGCTGGCGAATGACCCGGAAATACTCTTATGCGATGAAGCAACCAGTGCGCTGGATCCCAAAACAACGCTATCCATCCTGAAATTGTTGAAGAAGCTGAATCAAGACCTCGGCCTAACGATCGTTATTATTACGCATGAAATGCAAGTGGTGAAAGAAATATGCAACAAGGTGGCAGTGATGGAGGCGGGCCGGATCATCGAGCAAGGCGATATCGTCTCCATCTTCAGCAGTCCGCAAAATGCATTAACCCGTGATTTCATCAATACGGCGACACATATTGATCAAACGTTGGAAAAGCTCGCGCTGCATCCGTCATTGGTTCATCTGAAGGATAACGATATCTTGTGCAAGATTTCTTTTATTGGCGATAATACCAGCGAGCCGATCATTTCGGCGCTTTCCGCCAGGTATAGGGTGACGACCAATCTGTTATTCGCTAATGTGGAAATTTTACAGCAGACACCGATCGGCTTCCTGATCGTGGTTATGTCGGGTACCTCCAGCGATCTGGATGCAGCACTAAAGTATTTGCAGTCAATTCAGGTGGAGGTTGAATTGATCGATTCCCGTCTTTTGCAGAACAGTAAAGGAGGTGAACCAGTATGA
- a CDS encoding methionine ABC transporter permease, whose protein sequence is MSDFFIKYFPNIWNLREDILLSTYETIYMVAVTSLFSVLFGLLFGIILVVVDKGGILENRLIYSVVEKIINLFRSIPFIILIAVVVPVTRLIVGTSIGMHAAIVPLVIGIVPFYARQIQNALVEVDSGIIEAAQSMGSGPIEIIFRVYLKEGMAGIIRASSVTVINLIGLTTMAGAIGSGGLGSLAINQGYNRFQTDITIVATILILILVFVCQFIGDYFTKKSTH, encoded by the coding sequence ATGAGCGATTTCTTTATAAAATATTTTCCGAATATATGGAATTTGAGAGAGGATATCCTCTTGAGCACATATGAAACGATTTATATGGTGGCCGTGACCTCGTTATTTTCCGTATTATTCGGCCTTTTGTTTGGCATTATCCTAGTTGTCGTGGATAAAGGAGGGATTCTGGAGAACAGGCTGATTTATAGTGTCGTGGAAAAAATCATAAACCTGTTCAGATCGATTCCGTTTATCATTCTCATCGCTGTTGTCGTTCCTGTTACCCGTTTAATCGTAGGGACATCGATTGGCATGCATGCAGCTATCGTCCCTTTGGTCATCGGAATAGTACCTTTCTATGCCAGACAAATACAAAATGCGCTGGTAGAAGTAGATTCTGGGATTATTGAAGCGGCTCAATCCATGGGTTCGGGGCCAATCGAGATTATTTTCCGTGTTTATTTGAAAGAGGGAATGGCTGGCATCATCCGCGCTTCTTCGGTTACGGTCATTAATCTGATCGGGCTGACGACTATGGCAGGTGCCATTGGCTCGGGAGGATTAGGCAGTCTGGCGATTAATCAGGGGTATAACCGATTCCAGACGGACATTACAATTGTAGCAACGATTTTGATCCTGATTCTGGTGTTTGTATGCCAATTCATCGGTGACTATTTCACCAAGAAGTCAACGCATTAA
- a CDS encoding S-ribosylhomocysteine lyase — protein sequence MAKVESFQLDHTIVKAPYVRAAGVEHDEKGSTVQKYDLRFLQPNQDAIPTAALHTLEHLLATYMRDEIQGIIDISPMGCRTGYYLILWNEHNPEEIASALERTLKRVLETTEVPAVSALECGNYKDHSLFSAQEYAKIVLNAGISRDPFERVL from the coding sequence ATGGCAAAAGTAGAAAGCTTCCAATTGGACCATACGATCGTAAAGGCTCCTTACGTCAGAGCAGCGGGAGTCGAGCACGATGAGAAAGGCAGTACAGTGCAAAAATATGATCTGCGCTTCCTGCAACCGAATCAAGATGCGATTCCGACGGCTGCGCTTCATACACTTGAACATTTGTTGGCGACATATATGAGAGATGAGATTCAAGGCATCATCGATATATCACCTATGGGATGCAGAACAGGATATTACCTGATTCTCTGGAACGAGCATAATCCGGAAGAAATCGCATCCGCATTGGAAAGAACGTTGAAGCGTGTGCTGGAAACGACGGAGGTTCCGGCCGTATCCGCGTTGGAATGCGGCAATTACAAGGATCATTCGCTGTTCTCCGCACAAGAATACGCGAAGATTGTACTAAACGCCGGAATTAGCAGAGATCCATTCGAAAGGGTATTGTAA